From Qipengyuania psychrotolerans:
TCGACGGCTTCTCGATCGGGAGCAACGACCTCACCCAGCTTACGCTTGGTATCGATCGCGATTCCGAATTGCTTGCCGACCAGTTCGACGCGGGCGATCCGGCTGTCGAATGGATGATCCGCCATGTCATCGAAGAGGCGCACCGACATGGCACGAAAGTGGGCCTGTGCGGACAGGCTCCGAGCGACGATCCTGCGTTCGCACGAATTCTGGTCGAATGCGGGATCGACTCTATCTCCGTCACTCCCGACAGTTTCGTGGCGGTCAAATCGCATGTCGCCGCTGCCGAGCAGGCGCTTGAGGCAGGCACCCCGGAGCTGGAGAAATGTCCATGATGGATATCGGCACCCTGACACTCAACCCGACGCTCGACGTCGCTTGCGAGGTCGAGCAAGTCATTCCCATGCGCAAGATGCGGGCGCGGAACGAGCATTACGATCCCGGCGGCGGCGGCATCAATGTGGCACGGGTTTTCGTCCGCCTTGGCGGCAATGCTCGCTGCTATTACCTGTCCGGCGGTGCCACGGGAATTGCGCTCGACGGTTTGCTCGACCTGCATCAACTTGTGCGCTCGCCGATCAGGATAGCAGGCGAAACCCGTGTCAGCACTGCTGTCCATGAACGCAGCACCGGCCAGGAATTTCGCTTCGTGCCCGGCGGGCCCGAAGTGAAAGAAGCAGAGTGGCGCGAATGTCTGTCAAAGCTGGGGCAAGCGCGCCACGATTTCCTGGTCGCCAGCGGATCGCTGCCGCGCGGTGTACCGACCAATTTCTATGCACAAGTCGCAGCCATCGCGGCGGAAAATGGCATGCGATTTGTGCTCGACACCTCCGGCGAAGCGCTTGCTCAGGGGATCGCCGGCGGCAAGGTCTTCCTCGCGAAACCCAGTCTCGGCGAATTTCGCGCCCTGGTGGGCGGCGACCTGCCCGACGATACCGCAATTGCAGAGGCAGCAACCGACCTGGTCCGGAGCGGCAAGGTCGAATACCTGGCGGTCACGATGGCGGAACGGGGCGCATTGCTGGCGAGCGCTGGCGGATCGCTGCGGCTGCCTGCCATCACGGTTCAGACGAAAAGCGCGGTTGGTGCGGGCGACAGCTTTCTGGCGGCCATGGTCCACGCGCTATCCAGCGGCAAACCCGTGGACGAGGCCTTTCGATTTGGCCTTGCTGCAGGAGCGGCCGCCGTACTCACACCCGGCACCGACCTCTGCCGGGCAGATGACGTCAAACGCCTGTTTAATCGTTTATCGTCCTGAAGGGATCGGTATTGCGAGGGGCTAACCGTCTTAAGGGTATCTACGCATACCGCAGTTCTGCTGGCGCGACCTAACCTGCAGACATGCGGTGTATTCTCGTTCTCAACGGTCATCCCCACAACGATGCGGATCACTATGTCCACGCTCTGGCCTCGGCATATGCCGCCAGCGCAAGTGAGCGCCACGAGGTGAGGCGGGTTGATCTCGCAAAGCTCGACTTTCCGATCCTGAGGAACCCGGCAGACTGGATTTCAGGGGAACTGCCCGAAGGACTGAAAGAAGCGATGGATGCACTCATCTGGGCTGACCATGTCGTGATACTCTACCCGCTCTGGATGGGTGAGATGCCCGCCCTGCTCAAGGCAATGCTGGAACAGTTGGCGCGGCCTGGCATCGCGATCGAGCGGCTGGAAAACGGCAGCTACAA
This genomic window contains:
- a CDS encoding 1-phosphofructokinase family hexose kinase; this translates as MMDIGTLTLNPTLDVACEVEQVIPMRKMRARNEHYDPGGGGINVARVFVRLGGNARCYYLSGGATGIALDGLLDLHQLVRSPIRIAGETRVSTAVHERSTGQEFRFVPGGPEVKEAEWRECLSKLGQARHDFLVASGSLPRGVPTNFYAQVAAIAAENGMRFVLDTSGEALAQGIAGGKVFLAKPSLGEFRALVGGDLPDDTAIAEAATDLVRSGKVEYLAVTMAERGALLASAGGSLRLPAITVQTKSAVGAGDSFLAAMVHALSSGKPVDEAFRFGLAAGAAAVLTPGTDLCRADDVKRLFNRLSS
- a CDS encoding NAD(P)H-dependent oxidoreductase; protein product: MRCILVLNGHPHNDADHYVHALASAYAASASERHEVRRVDLAKLDFPILRNPADWISGELPEGLKEAMDALIWADHVVILYPLWMGEMPALLKAMLEQLARPGIAIERLENGSYKKLLKGKSGRLIVTMGMPSRIYSVWFRAHSVKSLKRSILGFAGISPVKVSLVGNVEGSSAHRKKWLRKVERLGWRGS